CTGATTTTGCGTCGGGTTTTTTATGCTCTCATTCTGCTGTTCGGGGTAGCCGCGCTGGTGTATTTTGATACTGACGGCTACAGTGAGCCGCTCACCTTTGTCGATGCTTTCTACTACTCGGCGGTTTCCCTATCCACCACGGGCTATGGTGACATAACTCCGGTAACGCAATCAGCGCGACTGATTAACATTATTATTATCACCCCTATCCGGATCGCTTTCGTTATTCTCCTGGTTGGTACCACGTTGTCGGTTCTTACCGAAGAATCACGGCGATCTATCCTGATCAAACGCTGGAGGAAACGAGTGCGTAACCACACTATTGTCGTTGGCTATGGGACTAAGGGACGTTCCGCAGTAGCAGCGTTGCTTGCTGATGGGGTAGCCCCCGACAACATTGTGGTGGTGGATACTGATCGGGCAGCGTTGTCTGCGGCCGAAAATCAAGGGTTGGTCACAGTTCATGGATCGGCTACTAAAGCCGATGTGTTGAAAATTGCGGGGGTGACTAGAGCTAAGGCAGTAGTTGTGGCGCCTAATCTTGATGACACTGCGGTGTTAGTTACCCTTTCGGTTCGAGAAATTGCCCCTAGTGCCACGATCGTCGCTAGTGTCCGGGAATCTGAAAACCAGCATCTTTTAGAGCAATCGGGAGCAGACTCAGTAGTTATTTCCTCAGAAACTGCTGGCCGGATGCTTGGTCTTGCTACGGTAACCCCATCCGTGGTGGAGATGATGGAAGATCTCCTATCGCCGGATGAAGGGTTTTCTATTGCTGAACGTCCCGTGACCGAGGAAGAAGTTGGTGCTAATCCTCGACACCTTGCTGACATTGTGTTAGGGGTTGTGCGCTCCGGTGAGCTTTATCGGATTGATTCTCCAGAAGCAGAAAGCGTGGAGCCAGGTGACCGGCTGTTGTATGTGCGACGAGTGTTTAGCGAGGAGGTGCGACGTCCATGAAATACCTCTGCATTGATCCTCACGGTCGATTAGCCGCCCACACCACTAAGGATCACCGGGTTCGTCCGGTGGTGCTTGATGCCATCCCGGCAGGTGCTATTAGCAGTACTCGCGTTCAGATCGATGCGGATTTAAGTGCTCTTCGTGTTGATGAGCGCACCGTGATGACAGTGGCTAACCAGTATGAAGCTCAGGTT
This genomic interval from Corynebacterium poyangense contains the following:
- a CDS encoding potassium channel family protein, which encodes MPNRFRERFRNSGELTTLPDHALLGVIRLPAGAVLSPWWLILRRVFYALILLFGVAALVYFDTDGYSEPLTFVDAFYYSAVSLSTTGYGDITPVTQSARLINIIIITPIRIAFVILLVGTTLSVLTEESRRSILIKRWRKRVRNHTIVVGYGTKGRSAVAALLADGVAPDNIVVVDTDRAALSAAENQGLVTVHGSATKADVLKIAGVTRAKAVVVAPNLDDTAVLVTLSVREIAPSATIVASVRESENQHLLEQSGADSVVISSETAGRMLGLATVTPSVVEMMEDLLSPDEGFSIAERPVTEEEVGANPRHLADIVLGVVRSGELYRIDSPEAESVEPGDRLLYVRRVFSEEVRRP